A stretch of Rhodoferax potami DNA encodes these proteins:
- a CDS encoding tetratricopeptide repeat protein: MFTLKWAWAAIAIEVGVFLSPLLHQSTLGALLAMLALHALASAIVASGSYVLLPHKYMRPRVTVWLLLFLFAFVAPLIGAVGMLAIIWTTFRKESLDGDRPEPVTVPLPEFDMQAKDVSRSGQGSIRSRLNSHVPSAIRLQSLMTLQAIPTRVANPILDELLSDNSDDVRLVAFGMLDAEEKKINADIQRERRQLDQAESDAQRHTCLRHLAELHWELIYASLAQGELKKHILSQTLQYVDATLALEPEPDAAMLFLKGRILLAIGEYTPAQAAIEHAIKLGHPLVSAVPYVAELAYQRRDFAQVKQSMLRLEKLNVASRTRAVVDIWTGRDNFPHRSDRNYLPHI; the protein is encoded by the coding sequence ATGTTCACATTGAAGTGGGCCTGGGCGGCCATCGCCATTGAAGTGGGGGTCTTCTTGAGCCCGCTGTTGCACCAGTCCACGCTGGGGGCGTTGCTGGCCATGCTGGCGCTGCACGCCTTGGCGAGCGCGATCGTGGCATCGGGCAGTTATGTGCTGCTGCCCCACAAGTACATGCGGCCCCGTGTGACCGTGTGGTTGCTGTTGTTTCTTTTTGCATTTGTCGCCCCCCTGATCGGTGCGGTCGGGATGCTGGCCATCATCTGGACGACCTTCCGGAAAGAGTCGCTGGATGGAGACCGTCCCGAGCCGGTGACGGTGCCCCTGCCCGAATTTGACATGCAAGCCAAGGACGTCAGCCGCAGCGGGCAAGGCTCCATTCGCTCACGCCTGAACTCGCATGTGCCCAGCGCCATCCGGCTTCAATCCCTGATGACACTGCAGGCGATCCCTACCCGGGTTGCCAATCCCATCCTGGACGAACTACTGAGTGACAACTCTGACGATGTGCGCCTCGTGGCGTTTGGCATGCTCGATGCCGAGGAAAAGAAAATCAACGCAGACATCCAGCGTGAACGTCGCCAACTCGACCAGGCGGAGAGCGACGCGCAACGCCACACCTGCTTGCGACATCTGGCAGAACTGCACTGGGAACTGATTTACGCCTCGCTGGCCCAAGGGGAACTTAAAAAGCACATCCTCAGCCAAACGCTGCAATATGTCGACGCCACCCTGGCCCTGGAGCCCGAGCCAGACGCCGCGATGCTGTTCCTCAAAGGGCGGATCTTGCTGGCCATCGGCGAATACACGCCAGCCCAAGCCGCCATTGAACACGCGATTAAGCTCGGCCACCCTTTGGTGTCTGCCGTCCCTTACGTGGCCGAGCTGGCCTACCAGCGCCGCGACTTCGCGCAAGTCAAACAATCCATGCTCCGCCTGGAGAAACTCAACGTCGCCTCCCGTACCCGGGCCGTTGTAGACATCTGGACCGGACGAGACAACTTCCCACACCGCAGTGACCGCAACTACCTCCCCCACATCTGA